Proteins encoded within one genomic window of Ranitomeya variabilis isolate aRanVar5 chromosome 4, aRanVar5.hap1, whole genome shotgun sequence:
- the LOC143764863 gene encoding uncharacterized protein LOC143764863 isoform X1 yields the protein MMAKPQHLSSSSSSSSSSSSSYGSSNDNTPERCPSREDKDVGLVIVKMEETDEEEEENERDDLFYNDEDTPIDFSRSGRDAGNNLEESINVPEKCKMEDYNIVQVNLDNKLVGQSSEPSNIEETFANNSEFAELDDSYRVRKAFPCPECDKSFAHNSSLITHQRIHTGEKPFPCSECGKRFKQKSDLVRHDKIHTGQKPFSCSHCGKCFTQKSDLIKHEINHTGQKPFPCSECGKSFTRKSVLLRHQRIHTMETPFLCSECGKYFVQKSDLVYHLRIHMGEKPFSCSDCGKSFTQKSDLVIHQRIHTGEKPFSCSDCGKCFTHKTMLINHEKIHTGEKPFPCAECGKCFVQKANLVYHERIHTGEKPFTCTYCGRCFTQKSDLVRHQRIHGEQN from the exons ATGATGGCGAAACCCCAGCatctttcatcatcatcatcatcatcatcatcatcatcatcatcat ATGGATCCAGTAATGACaatacaccagagagatgtcccagtCGCGAGGATAAG GATGTAGGCCTGGTTATTGTTAAGATGGAAGAAACGgatgaagaagaggaagaaaaTGAGAGGGATGATCTGTTCTATAATGACGAAGATACACCTATAGATTTTAGTAGAT CTGGACGAGATGCAGGGAACAACTTGGAGGAAAGCATCAATGTTCCTGAAAAATGTAAAATGGAAGATTATAACATTGTCCAAGTCAACCTAGACAATAAACTGGTGGGTCAGTCATCTGAGCCCTCTAATATTGAGGAAACTTTTGCCAATAATTCAGAATTTGCAGAACTGGATGACTCTTACAGAGTTCGTAAAGCATTTCCCTGTCCTGAATGTGATAAATCTTTTGCTCATAATTCAAGTCTAATaacacatcaaagaattcacaccggGGAGAAGCCATTCCCATGTTCAGAGTGCGGAAAGCGGTTTAAGCAGAAATCGGATCTTGTTCGACATGACAAAATTCACACTGGACAAAAACCTTTCTCATGTTCTCACTGTGGCAAGTGTTTTACTCAGAAGTCAGACCTTATTAAGCATGAGATAAATCACACGGGACAAAAACCCTTTCCATGTTCTGAGTGTGGGAAAAGTTTTACTCGGAAATCTGTGCTTTTAAGACACCAGAGAATCCATACTATGGAGACCCCATTcctgtgttcagaatgtgggaagtattTTGTACAGAAGTCTGATCTCGTTTACCATTTGCGAATCCATATGggagaaaagcctttttcatgctcTGACTGTGGCAAAAGTTTTACTCAGAAATCGGATCTcgttatacatcagagaattcacacaggggagaagccattttcatgttctgattgtgggaaatgtttcacgCATAAGACCATGCTTATCAATcatgagaaaattcacacaggtgagaaacCCTTTCCGTGCGCcgagtgtggaaaatgttttgtgcaaAAGGCAAATCTTGTGTATCATGAGAggatccacacaggagagaagccatttacaTGTACTTATTGTGGCCGATGTTTCACACAGAAATCAGATCTCGTTCGGCATCAAAGAATTCATGGGGAACAAAACTAA
- the LOC143764863 gene encoding uncharacterized protein LOC143764863 isoform X2 yields the protein MMAKPQHLSSSSSSSSSSYGSSNDNTPERCPSREDKDVGLVIVKMEETDEEEEENERDDLFYNDEDTPIDFSRSGRDAGNNLEESINVPEKCKMEDYNIVQVNLDNKLVGQSSEPSNIEETFANNSEFAELDDSYRVRKAFPCPECDKSFAHNSSLITHQRIHTGEKPFPCSECGKRFKQKSDLVRHDKIHTGQKPFSCSHCGKCFTQKSDLIKHEINHTGQKPFPCSECGKSFTRKSVLLRHQRIHTMETPFLCSECGKYFVQKSDLVYHLRIHMGEKPFSCSDCGKSFTQKSDLVIHQRIHTGEKPFSCSDCGKCFTHKTMLINHEKIHTGEKPFPCAECGKCFVQKANLVYHERIHTGEKPFTCTYCGRCFTQKSDLVRHQRIHGEQN from the exons ATGATGGCGAAACCCCAGCatctttcatcatcatcatcatcatcatcatcatcat ATGGATCCAGTAATGACaatacaccagagagatgtcccagtCGCGAGGATAAG GATGTAGGCCTGGTTATTGTTAAGATGGAAGAAACGgatgaagaagaggaagaaaaTGAGAGGGATGATCTGTTCTATAATGACGAAGATACACCTATAGATTTTAGTAGAT CTGGACGAGATGCAGGGAACAACTTGGAGGAAAGCATCAATGTTCCTGAAAAATGTAAAATGGAAGATTATAACATTGTCCAAGTCAACCTAGACAATAAACTGGTGGGTCAGTCATCTGAGCCCTCTAATATTGAGGAAACTTTTGCCAATAATTCAGAATTTGCAGAACTGGATGACTCTTACAGAGTTCGTAAAGCATTTCCCTGTCCTGAATGTGATAAATCTTTTGCTCATAATTCAAGTCTAATaacacatcaaagaattcacaccggGGAGAAGCCATTCCCATGTTCAGAGTGCGGAAAGCGGTTTAAGCAGAAATCGGATCTTGTTCGACATGACAAAATTCACACTGGACAAAAACCTTTCTCATGTTCTCACTGTGGCAAGTGTTTTACTCAGAAGTCAGACCTTATTAAGCATGAGATAAATCACACGGGACAAAAACCCTTTCCATGTTCTGAGTGTGGGAAAAGTTTTACTCGGAAATCTGTGCTTTTAAGACACCAGAGAATCCATACTATGGAGACCCCATTcctgtgttcagaatgtgggaagtattTTGTACAGAAGTCTGATCTCGTTTACCATTTGCGAATCCATATGggagaaaagcctttttcatgctcTGACTGTGGCAAAAGTTTTACTCAGAAATCGGATCTcgttatacatcagagaattcacacaggggagaagccattttcatgttctgattgtgggaaatgtttcacgCATAAGACCATGCTTATCAATcatgagaaaattcacacaggtgagaaacCCTTTCCGTGCGCcgagtgtggaaaatgttttgtgcaaAAGGCAAATCTTGTGTATCATGAGAggatccacacaggagagaagccatttacaTGTACTTATTGTGGCCGATGTTTCACACAGAAATCAGATCTCGTTCGGCATCAAAGAATTCATGGGGAACAAAACTAA